tgcgcgggtgcaaaataggaatgacacatgcgtcggtgtacaaagtcaattgcgctgggtgcaagatagggcccatggACTTTTTACTTAGTAaacagtatattattattattatgcatctaCCTTAAGGTCATGCCATGAAATACCTAAATCCATGAACTAAACTCAGGACCTTTGTCATTTAAATAAACGCCACTGAAAtctaataaatgtaatgaatggTGGAGTCACATGAGGTCATGACAGTGCATGGCGCCTTGTGTTTGCATTGTGCTTGTAAAACCCCTGGCATGTATGACAAACGCAGGCCTGGCCAATAGCAGAACCTCTATGTTGCTCATTTCATGGGTAATTAGATTCATGCAACTGTCCTAGTTCTCATTATagctctctttccctctctctctttctctggctgCTTGGTTCCAAGATGGATTGAGTGGGCCGCGGTGTGCTATGTAACTCGTGGCCCGGTGCGGGGAAGGTTAGCGCTTAACATATGTGCGTACACGTAAACAAACACCGGCTCCATTTGACGTCCTGTCAGCACAGACCTCTGTCTTTCTAATCAGATCATCGATGTCTGCCTTATGTTTCCCTTCACCTTTTCAGAATGATCCTAAGCAGTTTTTTGCAACGCCTATGCGGTTTAAACTCGAAAAAAGATGGCAGGAGACGAAGAAACATGTTTTTAAGCAAAATTAACAGTGCACGGCTACACGATGACCTCTGACACGAAAGGAGAAAAGAGTCATTCAAAGCCGAGAGGGGGCCGCTACCCCTCTGTCACCCCGCCTGGCGCTGTGGATCTGTCTGTCTGACGGTCATGGCCGAGGGTCTGTGCAACATACCCAGACATGGGCTGCTAATTAATGTTGACAAGCTGCCACTCCTCCCGGTCAAAGGTCACCTTGCAATCACTGACAAGTGCAGGTAGTGTCTGCCCCTGGAAAGACGACACAAAGGTTCCCAGACGACCTCATCCGACCCTCCCTCTCCTGTTGTGCTGCTCCTCCCCCCTCCTCCAGCACTAGCAGTGATTTCAACCCCCATAACCGCCCCCACCTCCTCATTCAAAAGAGGGCAAAGTGTTTCTGTTCTTTCACTCTGCATCTTTAACAAGCAAAGCAGACTCAATTCCATTCATGCACTATACgctacatgtacacacacacacttacacacacacacacaattattgcGTAAACAtagaattatattacatttatatactaCATGAAATATATTACTTTTACATGATGCACCATTTAGATAAGATTCTTTTTCATTACACAACTGACCATTAAATCTCTTTCTATAcatctatatgaatatattaatttgaaatatttctacatattaatgatctatctatctatctatctatctatctatctatctatctatctatctatctatctatctatctatctatctatctatctcaatcaatcaatcaatcaatctctatgaaataaatataaaacaggcTTGTTGTGATACATGTGAAAATTAATTTACGAAAAGAAACAAACGTTTGCAAACGTTTAAAGGGAGTGAGAGAGCGGGAGACCCAATGGAAAACAACCAACCCAACACAGAATTAATAAAGATTATAATTtgtctcaaaaaaaaactcaagtaAGCACATTTCTATCAAATTCTTATTAACCATGAAGAAAACCAAACACTGAGACCCATTTACTGAAGGCTAAATAATTAATTCGTGAGGAAAAACAAACGTTTCCTCAaactttccctgttgtttgtggTTTATCAGTGGGTACAGAAAAGGATGTttcatccagctgtatttactcagtgcaacttataacatccaaatgaaagatataacaccaacatgtctgaaaaaaatgtaaaattaaattaaatgtaaaaattaaattaaatttaaatgtatgcatttagcagacgcttttatccaaagcgacttacagtgcattcaggctatcaatttttaacctatcatgtgttcccggggaatcgaacccccaaccttgcgcttgatagcgcaatgctctaccaactgagctacaggaacactaaatttaaaaattaaattaaattaaaaaccagAATGACGATAAAGGATCTGGCTCAACACAGACCCTCTCTTGATCAGGAAACTGGTCATAGAAGCGACCAATAGGGTTTGGGAGTCACTCCTCGATAAAGGCCTCATGCAGCCAGACTGAACTTTACCAAAACATACattgaagattctgaggcagatcaGACTAAAACTTTAGTTTTTAGATTCATAATTATTTGTTCTAGGCACCAAATCATATATCTGGTGGAAATCCGATACTGCACACAATACAAATAACggcattcctccagtaaagcatggaggagGTAAGATCCTGTTATGAGggagtttctctgcagcagggatagatagatagcactTATCAGGATGGAAGAAAAAATAGATGGGACAAAATAGTCAAATTCTTGAgcaaaatctgctgccctctgccagaaagttgtcaatgggaagaagatTTAcgttccaacatgacaatgacccaaagcacacagcaaaactgaccaCAGAGTGGTTGATGGAAAAAAGGTGAATGCCTTTGCATGTTATAGTCAAAGCCCAGACctaaaccccactgaaaatctgtggaatgacttgaagactgcagtccacaaacactcaccatcagactgaactgaacttgAGCCGTTCTGCTAAGAAGAGTGGGCAAACATTGCAAAGTTAGTACAGACacatcccaacagactaaagcctgcactgagtaaatacagctggataaatctgtgtccgtcttcatttcaggctgaaaagcaacaaaatgtgattattttaaagggggtgatgCTTTTCTATTCGTTAGTGTTTGTGTGGGACTATAATCACCTATACTTTTTGAAAACCTATTTTGTCATTATACAATTAGCTTTCTATTAAACTCTAGtctaaatgtgtgtatgtgtgttgcatGTTTCGGGAGGATCTCAAACAGTAGCTGCTGTCTCTGACCCTTCGCCTGACGGAGAGAATGTGACGGAGGAGTAACCGTGGAGAGCAGTGGGGGTCAGATGATGAGCCAGTGATGGAAGGACGGAGTATGTGAGTGTATACGTGAGAAGGGCTACGGGAGGTTTTTGAGGAGGAGCTCTGCGTCCCGTCACACTCCGTGGGGCAAAGGTGATGACAAATGCGCCATTTAAAACTCACTCAGTCAACCGAGTGACTCGGCCTGGGAAAgccattctctcacacacacacacacacacacacacacacacacacacacacacacacacacacacacacacacacacacacacaccacacacacacacacacacacacacacacacacacagatatagaaACCCTCCCCCTCAGCCTGTAGGCTCCATAAAGTCTGTATGAAGTCTGACTGCTTAAATCCCCCCAGTATCAGTAACCTGACTATATTATGAGCCCCGCTTTAAGCCCGCGGCTCACTCAGGGAATTGCAGAGCGCTGGGACTGTAAGTCCAACACCTGGTGCCACCATTTCAAAGTTCCCCAAACTAAAATGACCAAGTCCTAGGGACACATAACACTCACACCTTCTCAGTTGAACAGGTCTCTCAGTATGAGTCAAAATCTGAACACAAAGCCAGTCAACCTGCTCTAGGGGGCAATGGAATTGTGACTTTTCAGATAAAAATAACAATTGGgacctgtgctggcaaaatgagtggCAATTAGCAAattttgagttatttttattttcacaatctccattaaatatccaatatataGAAAAACCGAGTTCAAGTTTTCTGAAGGTTCTGAAGTAAACTTACCTAGCAATGTTGCAGCTTTCCCTccacttctttttttaataataatcacaatatagccatttttttttttgcttttaaatattataacaaaGATGCAATTAAACAGTAGACCAAATATTTCATCTTACATCTGAACAGAAGCATTCTAGTAAGAAAAACAAATAGGCTAATGTAAAAAAATCAGAGTTATGCACGGATTTATTCTATTGTTAGATTAACATTAGTGAGACAGACAGCCTATATTAAGACCTAATGTAATCCACAGATCTAATATAATATTACACATCAGATATTTTTCCTCAACAGTTCACCAAATGTTCAATTAAGACATAAAagattatgtttgtgtgaatacTAGCCAAGAAAGATATTCTGAAATACTGtaattctgtgtatgtgtgtatattgggATTAAGTGCTCtcagaatttgtttttttgtattcataaaagtaaaaaataaatgataaatattattattattatttattttattttatagtacctttaaaatgacaataataataaatgctgaataaagtcgtagttttttgctatttttggaccaaaatgtatttttgatgcttcaaaaaattccaactgaccctctgatgtcacatggaatactttgatgatgtttttcttacctttctggacatgggcagtagaccgtacacacagcttcaatggagggactgagagctctcggactaaatctaaaatatcttaaactgtgttccgaagataaaaggaggttttacatgtttggaacagcataagggtgagttattaatgacataattttcatttttgggcgaaactaaccctttaacacacAGAACATGGAACCatagaagccagaaaagaaccttcatttttaagagtgtatggtGATTCTGGTGGAACGTTATCATGATAAATTCTTAGAAGGGTTAAGGGCCTGCTCAACTGTCAGTTTGTGAAATTACGATGAAGCTACAAAATGCATGGAATGTCAGTGCTTAAAATAATGGGACTGGATGTCTCGAATTCAGTATTTCCCAGCAGTTATCATATGTATGCAATAATCTGGAGGTGGTAGTGAGAAGCGATCGTTTCTCTCTCTGGTTCTGTGAGGTCTTTTTCCACACACTATCAATCACTCTGTGCTCAGATAAGGACTGAGGGAGACAGATATTATACGGCTCAGGATTACTCTCACAGCATATAAGAACAGAGGAAGAGGATAAGCGTCCTTGCTTGCGTGTACCAGAGAGCGCCGGAGCAAGTGCCTGTGGACGGAGGGGGATTTTCACATTATCGTACAGAACTGGACGTGGGCTGAGGGCGCTGGGCCAACACAAACGAGAGAAGAGCCTGGCGCCTGCACCACCAGCCTGTTTGAGCCACAGAGAAACATTTACCCACACAGCCAAACTCTCACAGCATCCAGACGAGCACTGATCACACTAAAGCAAAACCATTCAAGATCtggatcttttttatttatttaggaaacTTGGTATTGCTGTACCTCTAATTATGTTGGTTTCATTAATAAAGTTTcagtatttttcatatattttaagtcaTAATATTTgtctataaaattataaataagtgaataaactagatactaaaaaaaaataaaacttcaaaatttgatcagacattaaaaatatttgGATATAACTTGCCATgtcaatatatgtgtgtgtgtgtgtgtgtgtgtgtgtgtgtgtaaaatctaTAAGATTTAATCTTTAATAAAAGTTTATCTAATTTTattcacaacaataaaacaaaaacaggatgTCAATTAACTAgggaaaatgttaattttaagtcATTATTGTAAGTCATATTAATTGTCTATAAtttacaaataagtaaataaattaatatctaaactttaaaataaaaaaagataactttctaaaatatgaacatgcattaaaaattattttgacataccctaaatttaagatatttcaaCTTGCAATCTCACTCTCTtgctgtttataaataaataaagaaatacaatattatagagaagtgttattattatataaataataaattatacatatacatgcGGGTGTGTATATGTATCAAATATagtatttctataatatttaaaaaagtcaaCTTGCCAATTACCATTATGATTTTGAATCAACTAAGGAAAGTACTGAAAATTTTCTTCAAATTTTCATAGgtaatgatgatatatatatagaaaaagcCACTAACATTGTTTTAAAtcctgtttttgtttctttttcaattgCAAAATGAGTCATAGCTTGGCATCTTTTAAGGCAAATATTTATTGTGCCCATGAAAGCATGCTTGAAATATTCTTCTGAAGTTCAAAGGGATTGAATCTCATCAGAGAATATAAGAGTAGTCTTAACCCCTGGGGAGTGGCGCTGGTCTTACGCCCAGATTGACTAGCAGAAGGACTCACCCCATATGAACTGCATCACGTGAGCATTACAGCCACCACACTGGCAGACGGGTCAGGCCTTCAGGGAGATTACTGCGAGCATGCAGCtttaaaaagacagacagacacccCACCATTCTCCTTAATACCCAAACCTGTGAACCACGACCCCTCATACAGCTTTCACTCAGTGTGCTGCATCTCAAGGCATTCATCAATCCTTCAACCTCCAAAAATATCCAAAAGAACACCAGCCGAATGTTTGTTCTGAAAGAACACGGAAACATTTTCAGTTTGCTAGGTTTAACATAAGGATCTTAAGTCTATCAAAGTGCATGTATAATTTGACTATTGCTTTTATCTCAGTTCATATTGTCTTGTCCTTTAAATTTAAAGGGTTTATTTGTGGAAGTGGCTCACTGAGGTCCGGCCAGAGTCTGATCTCACAGAGCAGACAAAAGCACCAGGATGTTCCTGAACATGAGGCCACTTCCTGAAAGATGTCTGGGTTCTCTGTCACTATGCAAACAGTAGATTCAATGTATTCTATTGTATATTATAAGATTTAGTTAcagtaaaaatgactaaaatcagAATAAAAATTTATTCAATCTATATAGAgatatattaacaaataataaaaaaattcaaaaaattacTAATACtacttaataatattaaaataagatcttaaaatgtaaaaaggaaagctatttcatataatttaataccatatttaaatatacatttaagtaaCACTAAAAAAAACGATTCACTAAAAACacaatgatcaaaataaaataaaaattccaggAAAAAGTTGATTACATTATTTGTTCCAGGcgaaatattcatttaaacttAATGCGAAATTACTAAGTggtattactttaataaaaataaacaatgtacTTCTATTAAataaacaagaggaaaagataTTTAACATCTGATTTTCACGTTTTGATCAACGGACTCAGTTCATACAAAACTATAAAATCTATATAAtcaatataaaatcttttttttcttcatctcggCAAAAATTTCAAGAAAAAGATCCTGGTCTACAGACATATTAGATTCCCGGTGTGCATGATGTGTTTCCATCAGTACAGCCACCGCAATGTCTCTGCATCAGTACTTTATGAATTCTTTATGCATTTCTCCACTTTTTTCTGACACCTGTCCTCTTTCCGGTCCTTCCTCTGTCACCGTTTGTCTCAGTGTCTCAAACTATGCCATTACTGTCTCCATCTGTCCATCAAGATAGCTTAATGGATATCTCTCTTTTCTTTTAGACCTGTTTCTCTCGGTTTTCACTCTTGGGAATGAGTCAGCAGTGATCGAGGTGAACGGCTGGTCTTCCGTCATGATATTCAGTGACCATCTGACTTATGTTGCACATTCGATGGTGTGACAATATGGTAATACAAATTAGCCGGCTTCTCAAATTTCTCGGGCAGATGAGGCACATGCTGCACCAGGGCCACCCAAACGCTTTCATAGAGAGACCTAACGCAGCCGGTCCGACTGACCACCTCACggccatctgtgtgtgtgtgtgtgtgtgtgagagagttatCAGTATCCACCCGATGGCCCCCTCCTCCCCATTTCCCACAAGACCCCACGCTGTCACAACAGACATTTAGCAGCTTTCACGCTAAAGGGCCACGGGGGGcttttttccttccttccttctccACTTCCTCCCTCTGTTTTCCACTTCCCCACTGTCTGTTTCACTACATTTTGCGGGATGCCCTGTACAACACCCTTTTTAACTTCATTTCACGGCTAATTATAGAGAAAAACAAGACAGCGCAAGAGGTGAATATCACAATGGCTCTTAAGAGAGAAAAAACACACAGGAAAACAAAGTCTGAGGGGCAAGACGTAAAAATAGAAAATGCCAGGAAGCATTAAAGGTAATTATAGTTCAGGGACATTTTATCGTTTTAGATGGATGCTAAGAAAACAGGAAGTAGGGTAGAGGTACAGCTAAATGGGCTGGTCAATAGAAATGAGCGATTCCCAAAGCAGCGCTAGAAAAACAAACAGGTTCCGAGAGGATCAAAGCATCCGAGGAAATTCAAACACACGTATGGGAATGACACCGAGGTGCTTTCTCAGGTTGCTTGTTTACCAGAGTGGCACCATCACAGAAATGACCTCACAAGAGCTTTTGaagtttaaatgaattcaaaatgtcatatttacagTACTTTAACTATTAACTTTCTTAGTACGTCAATGGAATTTCTAAAGAATTCCTGAAACTGTAaccgtaaagacatttgtaatgttacaaaatatttatatttcaaataaattattataattattgctgCCCACTGAGAAATAGGTCATGTTACAGAAGTTAAAGGTGTGGAGAAAacataaatctttaaaaacagaGTACAAAATGATGATGATATATACAGAATAGGGTTGTGCCTatagacgatagtatcgtgtaCCGCCAATAGTCAGAGATAGACGATGGCAGATgtctctgtcgatagtcaagacgACATTAGGCTCATgatcctattaatgtattaaattaattaaattttaataataataataataataatttttatttttatttttattgggcgacctattataattcggctatcaaactttccagctatttcacttcagcaccgcatttcattGAATAATGACCATATTGCACAACACTAATACAGAAGAAACCAAAGGAAAGAGAATTCTGACCATCGAATGACTGCCAACAATTTGCGATTTTGATTAAAGTAAttgttcttaaaatgtatttactgtaaaagTAAAAACACAAGAAATGCATGAGGAACTTACCATGGCGCACCATATATTCGAAAGCCCTTGACGGTGATGTCCGAGTCCTGCAGGTAAACACAGTTTGTCAGGAGAGACTGAACACTGTCAAAGTCCTCGGGTTTCAACTTCGACACAGAGGGAAAGCGATAGTAATCCTGCTTGACCAGCTCCGCCATGAAATCCTTGTCGAAGGTCAGCTCATGATTCCCCGCGATCACCACTTTAAACTCATACGGTAATCCACCTGCAacaccataaaaaaacaaacatgttaaaACAGAACATTAACCCTTTCCCCataattaattttcatatttaacaCAAAACTAATTTTGGCAACTAAATTATTCAGAAGAGATATTTCACACCATGATAAaagaccattgacactcctaactgagactgtagatagagtgtcaaaggtccatttgagagacaggtggcagtaatgcacttatatgtccgccgtaaagcaagaagaagaggaagatgcgTCAGTTGTCGGCTGTTGTGAATGCGCTCAGTATGTGCTCATGACAGTTTGGACATTGCCATGAAAATCACAGgtaaaaacttatttaaatactgttcagtttctttacacatcaatgtatcgtcaggagccacagggtttaatttggttttgtttgtgtatgtttttttggaCTCTCAAAGCCTTGATTCCCATTtacttacattatatgactgatagactgcaacagtttgggtaaaaaaaatctctgtttgtgttctactgaagaaacaaagttgcCTACAGACAGAGAAataatgggtaataattaaatgtttattttttatgtatgcactgcattctctgcatttaaaaaataaaaataaaaaatgtttctaaaaaaggaaacttagttggtcattttaagagacccaggagtcttattttctcttgcataattaatattgcactttaattaagcaaaaacacattttatcagattactcgattaatcgatggaatttttggtagaatactcgattactaaaatattcgatagctacagccctaaagATAAAGATAAACATCAACTCTTCATATCCCTTTAACATCAAATATCTTCTGACTGGACACTGTTTGCATTCACCACTGATAGACAGATTTCTTGTCAGTGGAATTCGCGTTTGGTCACATTTgaatttatcacaaaaaaaaaaaatgctctgttGAATTTCATGTGAGGTTACTATGATCCAGAGGAAAGTCAAATAATGAAAAACAGGACCCTTCAAGTAGAAACAGGCTATTACAACAAAACATACACCAAAGCATCTTTTCTTTACCTCTCTATTAAGGCTACTGTCTATTCTCATACAACATTAAATGTATTGTTAAGTTTGCTTTCTCTGTAACAAGTATGGTTGGATAATTTCCTTtagggaaaaaacaaacaaaagctgaAACATAACATAAAAGGTACTGTCAGTGTCTTCCAGGCCACTTTGGGTTTTTATTCTATCTACAGAAAGTGCATTAAAATACAACAGGCAGCCTGAACAGCACCACACATTGCAACAATTCCACTTTTTACAGAACTTGGCAAATAcggatacttttatttttggtacttgcTTCAGTGATAGTGTAGGTTTTGATGATTGTAGTCACAATATTTGCATTTTCACAACCGCTACTTATTACGTAATATTGAAATTCGAAAAATAgtaattcagattttcttttccaTGTGGTCTTGATTATATAGTTGAGATAGAGGAGGAACTGTATTCTATCGTTGCTGGgtggaaaaacagtaataaaaaaattagacgTAAGCCACATACAATGATGAGCAGGCGTGAGGCCATGTGTGGTCGCACAATTCGCATACTACATCTTTGTCTGAACACAGCACTGTTCACATGCTGTTTTGTATTGGTGCATTTTAACAAGTACAAGTACAGGAGTGCAGTATTGGGTCCAATTTTGATACTGCATCACTATTTATGAAAGTCACAGCCGCctcattttccttttctttgtccTCACTTCAGCCTCCATCGTCAAAGCAAAGCTCTTTTTTGCTGGTACATCAGGATAATGCAACAGGAATCTCAAACCAAAAAACGAATGTCTCTATCTCTAAAATGCTAAATCCTCAGtcaggaaaacacacacagaccgtCTGTCAGTGGATTGCGTAACACATATGGAAAGGTTCAAATGCGGAGCGAGTTTAAGAACAAATGGCAATATTTCACCTACCAAAACACAGATGAAACAAGGGACTTTTCAAAAGCAAAATGGGACTGAAAATGCAAAGGCAAAGACATAATAAAAGTCAAAATCAGAAGCTTCATAAAATATGTCTGAAGGGGTTCTTCGCAGCCCATTATTTGTTCTCTTTTATAAAAGAGAACAGTAGGAAATAGCCAGTTTAATAATGGCTTTTCACGATTTGAATGCGAAGTGTGTCTTATTTGGAAAACAATACAAACCAATTAAATCTTGAACTGTAAACGTATCAGGATAGAAGCAAAACGCTTGACCGAAATCATAAGGAAAATCAAAAGATAACCTGATTTATAAGTAAACACTTTTCCCAGCAGTTTAATTTACTTTCTTGCTCCTTCCATGAGCCCGGCACTATATACGTAGACTGGGATACATCATAAATCCCAGTCTAATCTAATACCAGGAGCCCATCTCTCAGCTCAACGGTCCACAGTCAGCCAAACGTCATCACAGATCCATTTACATGGAGCTTTCCCATCTCACAAAACCAAATCACGAACCCCCGGCGGACGAGCTTCATGCCAGCCGCTCCATGGCGGAAAAAGGCCTTGAATACAATTACCTCCCCACAGACTGCATCTTCTGTGTCCCCGCAGggatttttacaacattttattgccatcaaaatgtatttttcgaaAAGGACTGCAGATATTAAGTCTGTTTATTACTTTGAAGAAGCTACGGAGGAACATATGGGAAGGTATGTGGCGTTTGGCAAAGGGATTTGGGTTTAGCCTCAGTCTGATCTACATCAGAGGAATGGCGCGGGGCACAGTTCGGCAATCGCTGTGCGTAATGAATGCAAATCAAATTAGTGAAAATAAACTACACACCATAAACATCTGAAACTAAAGGATGGCTGGTAGGGAACATGTGTATTTTGTTGAAAACAGAGCGGCGcaatcacatttgtcaagtttttcggaCCGCTgcgcaaaaaagaaaaaaaaaagaaaacatgggatttgatgaattgaattaaaacaaaGAGCACATGGCACCAGAAAACCCAACAGCACAAATCACCAAACGTTTAATCATAAATTAAAGCAAgagttcaccctaaaataaaaactcattattTACTCTTCATAATGCTTTTCAAATTAGTATGACGTCTTCTTTCATTTTAACACAaaagattcatttttaaagaatttcCTGGTCACTCTTTTGGTATAATGAAAGGAAAtgagctgtcaagctccaaaaaaggtAAAATAGCATCATAAAAGTATCATTAAAGTAGTCCACACGACAATCTTCTATGTCTTCTGGGACCATACAATAGTATTGTGATGATAAACAGAGCAATATATAAgttgttatttattaaaagtcTTGACATTTGCTCTAGCAAGAAATATCGACACTTGGTTTGAATGAAACTTTCTTTCATCTCTCAAATATTCTCAATGAATCAGTCTATTTAGTTCACAATACCTGTCTAAATGATTAATTCATGAATCTGACTGATTTTGTTCTTGAGTTCAACTCAGGGTTCAGGTCACTGCAGTTATAAGGTCACTGAAGAGGACGATTTTTAGCAATTAAGATCTCAGATTATACCAATTTTCATGAATCATATGgactaatttaaaaaagtttataat
The window above is part of the Carassius auratus strain Wakin unplaced genomic scaffold, ASM336829v1 scaf_tig00218236, whole genome shotgun sequence genome. Proteins encoded here:
- the LOC113104838 gene encoding metallophosphoesterase MPPED2-like — translated: MPYGDVLLHTGDFTELGLPSEVKKFNDWLGGLPYEFKVVIAGNHELTFDKDFMAELVKQDYYRFPSVSKLKPEDFDSVQSLLTNCVYLQDSDITVKGFRIYGAPW